In one Thermodesulfobium acidiphilum genomic region, the following are encoded:
- a CDS encoding acetate--CoA ligase family protein: MNALVYPSSENIEKNLELDFFFNPRNVAVLGASRKPGSVGYTILENLLDFKGQVFPINPNATEILGMRTYASLQDLFEPIDLAIISVPRDIVPIVLEDAGRAGCLGVVIVTSGFKEVGRKDLEDKLLEIARKYSMRIIGPNCLGIYDAKSRLDTSFLSKQKQARPGPGSIAFLSQSGAFLAAIMDWAASEKIGISKGVSYGNKVDVNELDLIDYLIEDDDTEVICLYIEGVDNPRAFFEKASKASKRKPILIMKSGLTEEGTKAAASHTGSMAGSGLLFKSACKQAGLILVKDYRELFNAAKALVKSGPVTGNRIAILTNGGGAGVMTTDYAIEKSFKMANLSDSTKKKLKSFLPAFASVNNPVDITGSGTEDDFVKSLKIIQADENVDAVLGINLIQVPGMDEKIVNVLPAEIITSSKPYYSIMIGGNYTNRVKLKLEKKGMLVYNNIIDCVDSLYISSLYTKLKEKDSWNASDLSLKVSRKANVIISKALKSKKISLIEPNLSEFLNNYKMPLSKSYFFASIDDILNSKNIVFPGVAKVVSHEIIHKTDAGGVILGIKSKDELVDAYKKIVENAKKYDPAAKVMGISYQKMEKKGIELIVGGFNDKYFGPVVMFGLGGIYVEVLKDVVFAIAPITKQIAMSMIKELKSYNILTGFRGEDPVDQEKIAELLVRFSQIMYLHPEIKEMEFNPVFAYKDSVVIVDSRMLLSK; this comes from the coding sequence GTGAACGCTTTAGTGTACCCATCAAGTGAAAACATAGAGAAAAACTTAGAACTTGATTTTTTCTTTAATCCAAGAAATGTAGCTGTATTGGGGGCTTCAAGGAAGCCTGGATCGGTAGGTTACACTATCCTTGAAAATCTTCTGGACTTTAAGGGTCAGGTTTTTCCAATCAATCCCAATGCAACAGAAATTTTGGGAATGAGAACTTATGCTAGTCTTCAAGATCTGTTTGAACCCATAGATCTTGCAATAATTTCTGTGCCAAGAGACATTGTACCAATCGTTCTAGAAGATGCTGGTAGGGCTGGCTGTTTAGGTGTTGTTATTGTAACCTCGGGCTTTAAAGAAGTCGGGAGGAAGGATTTAGAAGATAAATTATTGGAAATTGCAAGAAAATATTCGATGAGAATTATTGGCCCAAATTGTCTGGGCATTTATGATGCCAAATCCAGACTTGACACTTCATTTCTTTCTAAACAGAAACAGGCAAGACCTGGTCCAGGAAGTATAGCTTTTTTGTCACAAAGCGGTGCTTTTCTTGCAGCTATAATGGACTGGGCTGCGTCAGAAAAGATTGGCATTTCTAAAGGCGTTTCCTATGGAAATAAGGTAGACGTAAACGAACTTGACCTGATTGACTATCTTATTGAAGATGACGATACAGAGGTAATTTGTCTTTATATAGAAGGTGTAGATAATCCTAGAGCTTTTTTTGAAAAGGCAAGTAAGGCATCTAAGAGAAAGCCAATTTTAATTATGAAATCAGGCCTTACTGAAGAGGGAACAAAGGCTGCAGCGTCTCATACTGGAAGCATGGCAGGAAGTGGTCTGCTTTTCAAGAGCGCCTGCAAACAAGCAGGATTGATTTTGGTTAAAGACTATAGAGAACTATTTAACGCAGCTAAAGCTTTAGTAAAGTCTGGTCCTGTAACGGGTAACAGAATAGCTATTTTAACAAATGGCGGCGGTGCAGGTGTTATGACAACGGACTATGCTATTGAAAAATCCTTTAAGATGGCTAATTTGTCAGATTCCACGAAAAAAAAATTAAAAAGCTTTTTGCCAGCTTTTGCCAGTGTCAACAATCCAGTAGATATTACAGGTTCGGGAACAGAAGATGATTTCGTTAAATCTCTAAAGATTATTCAAGCAGATGAAAATGTTGATGCTGTATTGGGGATAAATCTCATACAGGTTCCTGGTATGGACGAAAAGATAGTAAATGTTCTTCCGGCGGAAATCATAACAAGTTCCAAACCTTATTATTCAATTATGATTGGTGGAAATTATACCAATAGAGTAAAGTTAAAGTTAGAAAAAAAAGGGATGTTGGTTTATAACAATATTATTGATTGTGTTGATTCGTTGTACATATCTTCGTTATATACAAAGTTGAAGGAAAAGGACAGTTGGAACGCTTCGGATTTATCTTTAAAAGTTTCCAGGAAGGCAAATGTTATAATTTCAAAAGCTCTAAAGTCGAAAAAAATTTCTTTAATAGAACCTAACCTTTCTGAATTTTTAAATAATTATAAAATGCCTTTATCTAAGAGTTATTTTTTTGCCAGTATTGATGATATTCTTAATTCTAAAAACATTGTATTTCCTGGCGTTGCCAAAGTAGTATCTCATGAGATAATCCACAAAACTGATGCTGGAGGAGTAATTCTAGGGATAAAATCAAAAGATGAATTAGTTGATGCATACAAAAAAATTGTTGAGAATGCAAAAAAATACGATCCGGCTGCAAAGGTGATGGGAATATCGTACCAAAAGATGGAAAAGAAAGGCATAGAGCTTATTGTTGGCGGCTTTAATGATAAATACTTTGGTCCTGTAGTAATGTTTGGTTTAGGCGGCATTTATGTTGAAGTCTTAAAAGACGTGGTTTTTGCAATCGCTCCGATAACAAAACAAATTGCTATGTCTATGATAAAAGAGTTGAAATC
- a CDS encoding HyaD/HybD family hydrogenase maturation endopeptidase, with amino-acid sequence MKILVIGIGNELQGDDGLGVHVIKELKKVSLPDEVDLLAGGTSGPDLIVYFEGVDFAIFVDAVRGGNKPGTIYKYKPEEMKYQKSIALSPHQIGIPETLSLAEFVGKKPKRSIFFGMEPMNLEFSMELSEPVKEKLPRLVKLIVEEIDNFLASNKDQNSL; translated from the coding sequence ATGAAAATATTGGTAATAGGAATTGGAAATGAGTTGCAGGGAGATGATGGATTAGGAGTACATGTGATAAAAGAATTAAAAAAGGTTTCTTTGCCAGATGAGGTTGATCTTTTGGCAGGAGGTACAAGCGGTCCTGATTTGATAGTTTATTTTGAAGGGGTAGATTTCGCAATATTTGTTGATGCCGTTAGGGGAGGGAATAAACCTGGCACAATTTATAAGTATAAACCTGAAGAGATGAAATATCAAAAGAGTATTGCGTTGTCTCCTCACCAAATAGGGATTCCAGAAACGCTGAGTTTAGCTGAGTTCGTTGGCAAAAAGCCAAAAAGGAGCATATTTTTCGGTATGGAGCCAATGAACCTGGAGTTTTCAATGGAGCTTAGTGAACCAGTAAAAGAAAAACTACCAAGATTAGTTAAGCTTATTGTAGAGGAAATCGATAACTTTTTAGCTTCTAACAAAGATCAAAATTCACTGTAA